A genome region from Salinigranum halophilum includes the following:
- a CDS encoding sbcc family protein — protein MSRLRIYNTQGYQVYPAVDEATQADDAVLDHILSDIEFYVDPTSPHLVAYVEAKAPHVSGGRSAQYFMSYVADSKDTLFSGLMQNIEALKRGGDSRGRWEFTREGVFDFPWKLNQASGTLMNVGLNSGQQLAVVRLLEEGTKLDIGIRNYKNAAIVISYLLFDRGLSVGITVSKSGSRSPVGPSTLLMKPDLANFTPLNDQTKEEMRQRYENIAKDVREEWDNRLQGLVTSLLQRESLTVWHHYLELQTLTDCVLAIESGQPPSNRADLRTDHAGHVVDIVDALFDERELSEFSLTDPELLSENWKRGISQDVVDSLENARKSLEDGMKKEVRDELESHLDALSNKDMEVEHRELEAVSVMLDEESDEDSVPSSDSVDRVKTLIENLWANEVLSGPEKREIQEFVIGKIEKRQDKLVDLREDRFERGFDRALEGLLEDGSGDEDDLGRQFNAAIRLLEDPESNAVEGPEVLSRFSSLSRRLQKDSILGEKKQTLKAAFRSKLSESIETRRARRKEELEEEGERLVKNLTRPRSDEDTWAVYARLRRAKRLCTSDPDLSGVDASLERFAAYIGNLNTDGLLDQSEIDDIRNSVRTQLTGEITQLRESKREELLNEFREKMSAASGSTLDADRSEQLWKAFQMVDRYIHSTGNAEKQRLDRFRRIAEIIDLLTNSSTDRPKLFANPDSNRDELTDIVSSEIETFREREQRRLANECTQLVEDILEEPNVDPADKVDTLDRIKQLRQSQSSGSTVDQPHLDAENTLGHADEVSEYLERARSIIEVIDTNTVLRPEQKRELDRQLRDLLHDKQTEAKNELARQFANRIRNEIHTHLDGRLTGDLSIQDFDEAIRVINAAQTLLSSGAVSRNLPPDIEQSIQEALTNELVGPEQQNILVQELGEPLEKLKTRQRAEKQNLVVGQFERHREALARRDPADRLRGLRRLKDALNGKRDKSHPQEIHALAKQSRVLNEEQREQIWSDIQTDQTEAFKEFRKSRPAKIRRSLEQWRETVTAAGEETGLNSMKKVVTGEQEVGSSDSEHFANAIETITQIRQLKREDAIHQKQYEQITSDIENMIDELLKQRSPPSGRYGRFGALKLGLRSKLGAVSPRLVVLVFVVALLAGGGTYGALEVYGIGATAGPAEIGQLSITAGGGGGGGILVGGTVNGDDSDVRVSIVGPQLNTSKRTTATNGSFEVRFDGGKSGQYEVTVAPEGGESLHVVSTVSMGGSDEQPTVDILSPTWGAEVSTQTLTVEANVTASRYSLRLLNDSGVTLTTTSGPVEDGRVTQQLETNGPGVYYVVLSATNQNTTTTVTRVLVPTDEST, from the coding sequence ATGAGCAGGCTCAGAATCTACAACACGCAGGGGTACCAGGTGTATCCAGCGGTAGACGAGGCGACGCAGGCTGACGATGCCGTGCTGGACCACATCCTGAGTGACATCGAGTTCTATGTCGACCCGACGTCACCCCACCTCGTCGCGTACGTCGAGGCGAAGGCACCGCACGTGAGTGGGGGCCGGTCCGCGCAGTACTTCATGTCCTACGTCGCCGACAGTAAAGACACGCTCTTCTCGGGGTTGATGCAGAACATCGAGGCACTCAAACGGGGAGGAGACTCCCGTGGTCGGTGGGAATTCACTCGAGAGGGTGTGTTCGACTTCCCCTGGAAACTGAACCAGGCGTCGGGAACATTGATGAACGTCGGACTGAACAGCGGACAACAGCTTGCCGTCGTGCGCCTTCTGGAGGAAGGGACAAAACTCGACATCGGGATTCGTAACTACAAGAACGCCGCCATCGTCATCAGTTATCTCCTCTTCGACCGGGGCCTCTCCGTCGGGATTACGGTGTCGAAGTCGGGGAGTCGGTCCCCGGTCGGCCCGAGCACGCTTTTGATGAAGCCCGATTTGGCGAACTTCACACCCCTCAACGATCAGACGAAAGAGGAGATGCGGCAGCGGTATGAGAACATCGCGAAAGACGTCCGTGAAGAGTGGGACAACCGACTCCAAGGTCTCGTGACGTCGCTGCTGCAGCGGGAGTCGCTGACCGTGTGGCACCACTACCTAGAGCTGCAAACACTGACCGATTGTGTGCTCGCGATCGAATCCGGTCAGCCGCCTTCGAACCGCGCCGACCTCCGAACGGACCACGCAGGCCACGTGGTCGACATCGTTGACGCGCTGTTCGACGAGAGAGAACTGAGCGAGTTCTCGTTGACAGATCCCGAGTTGCTCAGCGAGAACTGGAAGCGGGGAATCTCCCAAGACGTCGTCGACTCCCTCGAGAATGCGCGGAAGTCACTGGAAGACGGGATGAAAAAAGAAGTCCGAGACGAATTAGAATCGCACCTCGACGCGCTGTCGAATAAAGACATGGAGGTGGAACACCGCGAGCTCGAAGCCGTATCCGTCATGTTGGACGAGGAGAGCGACGAAGACAGTGTTCCGTCTTCGGACTCGGTCGACCGGGTCAAGACGCTGATTGAGAACCTCTGGGCGAACGAGGTTCTCAGCGGACCAGAGAAACGAGAGATTCAAGAGTTCGTCATCGGGAAAATCGAGAAGCGCCAGGACAAATTGGTAGACCTCCGAGAGGATCGCTTCGAACGCGGGTTCGACCGGGCTCTGGAAGGGTTGCTGGAGGACGGTTCCGGTGATGAAGACGATTTGGGCCGACAGTTCAACGCTGCAATCAGGCTGCTCGAAGATCCCGAGTCGAACGCTGTGGAAGGGCCTGAGGTGTTGAGCAGATTCTCGTCCCTCTCGCGGAGACTCCAGAAGGATAGTATTCTCGGTGAAAAGAAGCAGACTCTCAAGGCCGCGTTTCGCAGTAAGCTGAGTGAGAGCATCGAAACGCGTAGAGCACGGCGAAAAGAGGAGCTCGAGGAAGAGGGGGAACGGCTGGTTAAAAACCTCACCCGCCCAAGATCCGATGAAGACACCTGGGCCGTCTACGCTCGGCTGCGACGTGCGAAACGTCTGTGCACGTCTGATCCGGACCTGTCGGGCGTCGACGCGTCGCTCGAGCGGTTCGCGGCGTACATCGGAAATCTGAATACGGACGGATTGCTCGACCAGAGCGAAATCGACGATATTAGAAATAGCGTCAGGACACAGCTGACGGGCGAGATTACTCAGCTCCGCGAATCGAAACGAGAGGAACTCCTCAATGAGTTCCGAGAAAAGATGAGTGCTGCTTCGGGGAGCACGCTGGACGCCGACAGGAGCGAACAGCTATGGAAGGCGTTCCAAATGGTCGATCGGTATATCCACAGTACAGGAAACGCTGAAAAGCAGCGATTAGATCGGTTTCGGCGTATCGCAGAAATCATCGATTTACTAACAAACTCGAGTACGGACCGACCGAAGCTGTTCGCTAACCCCGATTCGAACAGGGACGAGCTTACAGATATCGTCTCTTCGGAGATAGAAACGTTTCGAGAAAGAGAACAGAGGCGTCTTGCGAACGAGTGTACGCAACTGGTCGAGGATATTCTGGAGGAACCGAACGTCGACCCGGCGGACAAAGTCGACACGCTCGATAGAATCAAACAGCTCCGTCAAAGTCAGAGCTCAGGCTCCACTGTCGATCAACCGCATCTTGACGCTGAGAACACACTGGGTCACGCTGACGAGGTGAGCGAGTATCTCGAGCGGGCGCGGAGCATCATCGAGGTAATCGACACGAATACGGTCCTCAGGCCAGAGCAGAAACGCGAGTTAGATAGGCAGCTCAGAGACCTGTTACATGACAAGCAAACCGAGGCGAAAAACGAACTCGCTAGACAGTTCGCGAACCGAATCAGGAACGAGATACACACGCATCTGGACGGGAGACTTACAGGTGACCTCAGCATTCAAGACTTTGACGAGGCGATCAGAGTTATAAACGCCGCACAGACACTCCTCTCGTCCGGCGCTGTCAGTCGAAACCTCCCACCGGATATCGAACAGTCGATTCAAGAGGCGCTCACCAACGAACTGGTGGGACCAGAGCAGCAGAACATCCTGGTCCAGGAGCTGGGGGAGCCACTGGAGAAGCTCAAAACCAGACAGAGAGCTGAAAAACAAAACCTAGTTGTCGGGCAGTTTGAGAGGCATCGAGAGGCGCTCGCCAGGCGTGATCCTGCAGACCGATTACGGGGGCTTCGTAGACTGAAGGATGCATTAAATGGGAAACGGGACAAATCACATCCGCAAGAAATCCACGCCCTCGCCAAGCAAAGTAGGGTCCTGAACGAAGAACAGAGAGAACAGATCTGGAGTGATATCCAGACAGACCAGACTGAAGCGTTCAAAGAGTTCCGGAAGTCGAGACCAGCGAAGATTCGCCGTTCGCTCGAACAGTGGCGAGAGACGGTCACTGCGGCGGGTGAAGAGACGGGGCTCAACAGTATGAAAAAGGTAGTCACTGGAGAGCAAGAGGTGGGTTCGTCGGATAGCGAACACTTCGCGAACGCCATCGAAACAATCACTCAGATACGACAACTCAAGCGCGAGGACGCTATCCACCAGAAACAGTACGAGCAGATTACCTCGGACATCGAGAACATGATCGACGAACTGCTCAAGCAGCGCAGCCCGCCGTCAGGCAGGTACGGACGGTTTGGAGCTCTGAAACTCGGCCTGCGGTCGAAACTCGGTGCTGTCTCCCCTCGCCTCGTCGTCCTCGTCTTCGTCGTGGCTCTCCTCGCTGGTGGTGGCACGTATGGCGCCCTTGAGGTCTACGGTATCGGGGCGACGGCCGGCCCCGCTGAGATCGGACAACTGTCCATCACTGCAGGCGGTGGCGGAGGCGGCGGGATTTTAGTCGGAGGGACGGTCAATGGGGATGACTCGGACGTACGAGTCAGCATCGTCGGCCCGCAGCTCAATACGAGTAAGCGGACCACCGCCACGAACGGGTCGTTCGAGGTGCGGTTCGATGGAGGCAAGAGCGGTCAGTACGAGGTGACAGTCGCGCCCGAGGGTGGCGAATCCCTCCACGTCGTGTCGACGGTTTCGATGGGTGGCTCCGATGAACAGCCGACCGTTGACATTCTGAGTCCGACGTGGGGTGCAGAGGTATCCACCCAGACACTCACTGTCGAGGCGAACGTGACCGCGAGTCGTTATTCGCTCCGTCTACTGAACGACTCGGGAGTGACGCTGACCACGACCAGCGGTCCGGTCGAAGACGGCCGAGTCACCCAGCAACTCGAGACCAATGGACCGGGAGTCTACTACGTCGTGTTGTCCGCGACGAACCAGAACACGACGACCACTGTCACCCGGGTCCTCGTCCCGACCGACGAGTCGACCTGA
- a CDS encoding cation:proton antiporter family protein, translated as MSRGEVRDRRTFYLYTIVVTGLTAVIALMFFDMWTSGGYDLLNGLATAIPFIPDGEPGVEAVVLFLFGLLITWLGLFAHDYRKRYQGALLLIGTLIVLVVMTALGRGVQNINPTLTNLGSFLAGVALGILSEGVEIETEEDNGKFQGNLRDIDFGESMFLRAMLINGDYAEFPIASLGLVYLVQGLVVVGNLVNIVVNGLTAPIITFVYIVGSGLFLFFFDKFIDIDVPPSERNFEVLGPQQSGKTYFALGLYRTVLEHPKKYEQKDVDKAMIVLNNEYNEGRRQYDPPLPWKIIDATDRQLYQLEFSFLTKRRFPTLVNAEMRDHPGEVLQMIGNLFEFGNVNGDTNNRQTATDGGRDVEDDDDDEDDDSGLEWWEEPSADDEEEDAVAPDEEDDVFNGDGELEDGEESSNYADYVANEDGSNVSVSLDEDAEDDDAAFPDEDDEDEEIDVDDAAFPDEDDEDEEIDVDDAAFPDEDDEDEETDFADPIEEEKVSSQAEVETDREEIAKQMRENIRGSDKLVFLLDSERFYGFDPTGSGGGGLSMEDTAMVHIAKNANVDEIILVASKADFFIDDWKESRDHRAQPQDSPAKFRDFREYVERRFVNEAGIDPLTANANTSIIHPVYFATEDVEGEPLLKTNDNGHIIPVGFEEVLDELAQ; from the coding sequence ATGAGTCGGGGAGAAGTCAGGGACAGACGGACGTTCTACCTGTACACGATCGTGGTCACCGGTTTGACAGCGGTGATCGCGCTCATGTTCTTCGACATGTGGACGAGCGGAGGATACGACCTCCTCAACGGTCTCGCTACCGCCATCCCGTTCATCCCAGACGGCGAACCAGGGGTCGAGGCCGTCGTCCTCTTCTTGTTCGGTCTCTTGATCACGTGGCTAGGACTCTTCGCCCACGACTACCGGAAACGGTATCAGGGGGCCCTGTTGCTCATCGGGACGCTAATCGTTCTCGTCGTCATGACGGCTCTCGGCCGTGGTGTGCAGAACATCAACCCAACTCTCACTAACCTCGGGTCGTTTCTCGCGGGCGTCGCACTGGGGATTCTATCGGAGGGAGTCGAGATTGAGACGGAAGAGGACAACGGCAAATTCCAGGGGAACCTCAGAGACATCGACTTCGGGGAGAGCATGTTCCTCCGGGCGATGTTGATCAACGGGGACTACGCTGAATTTCCGATTGCGTCGCTCGGCCTCGTCTACCTCGTGCAGGGACTCGTCGTCGTCGGTAACCTCGTGAACATCGTCGTCAACGGACTCACTGCACCGATTATCACCTTCGTCTACATCGTGGGGAGTGGGCTGTTCCTCTTCTTTTTCGACAAGTTCATCGACATCGACGTTCCGCCGAGCGAGCGGAACTTCGAGGTGCTAGGGCCGCAACAGTCAGGGAAGACGTACTTCGCGTTGGGTCTGTACCGGACGGTCTTGGAACACCCAAAAAAGTACGAACAAAAGGACGTGGATAAAGCCATGATCGTGTTGAACAACGAGTATAATGAGGGGAGGAGGCAATATGACCCTCCGCTCCCTTGGAAAATCATCGACGCAACCGATCGCCAGCTGTATCAACTCGAGTTTAGTTTTCTCACCAAGAGGCGATTCCCGACGCTCGTGAACGCCGAGATGAGAGACCATCCTGGCGAGGTATTGCAGATGATTGGAAATCTATTCGAGTTCGGTAATGTCAATGGAGACACAAACAATCGTCAGACAGCAACAGATGGTGGGCGGGACGTTGAAGACGACGATGACGACGAAGACGACGACAGCGGTCTCGAGTGGTGGGAAGAGCCCTCCGCAGACGACGAGGAGGAAGACGCGGTCGCTCCTGATGAAGAGGACGACGTGTTTAATGGCGATGGCGAGCTTGAGGACGGAGAAGAGTCGAGCAACTATGCGGATTACGTCGCAAACGAAGACGGGTCGAACGTCTCTGTCTCGTTAGACGAGGACGCTGAAGACGATGACGCAGCGTTCCCTGACGAGGATGATGAAGACGAAGAAATAGACGTCGATGACGCAGCGTTCCCTGACGAGGATGATGAAGACGAAGAAATAGACGTCGATGACGCAGCGTTCCCTGACGAGGATGATGAAGACGAAGAGACTGATTTCGCCGATCCGATCGAAGAAGAGAAGGTGTCCTCACAGGCCGAAGTTGAGACGGACCGAGAAGAAATTGCAAAGCAAATGCGTGAGAATATCCGAGGGTCGGATAAACTAGTGTTCCTCCTCGATTCGGAGCGGTTCTACGGATTCGACCCGACTGGGTCGGGGGGCGGTGGGCTGTCGATGGAAGACACGGCGATGGTCCACATCGCAAAGAACGCGAACGTCGATGAGATCATCTTGGTCGCGTCGAAAGCGGACTTCTTCATCGACGATTGGAAAGAAAGCCGCGATCATCGGGCTCAACCGCAAGACAGTCCGGCGAAGTTCCGGGACTTCCGCGAGTACGTCGAGAGACGGTTCGTGAACGAAGCCGGTATCGACCCGCTGACAGCGAATGCGAATACGAGCATCATCCATCCCGTGTACTTCGCAACCGAGGATGTCGAGGGTGAACCGCTGCTGAAGACCAACGACAACGGGCACATCATTCCGGTCGGCTTCGAGGAAGTCCTCGACGAACTGGCCCAGTGA
- a CDS encoding IS6 family transposase codes for MPEIDRLSEHTEWIDLEFVERQRTPEFAIQVGIQLHLAGLSLSNTKQHLERLGVERSRTAIHDWVQKANLQPDSDVSPNQIAVDETVIRVNGQRHWLYAAVDPDTNKFLHVRLFQMRTTQLTVLFLRELHEKQQLTDVTFLIDAAAHLKAALNRLGLRFRVNRHGNRNSVERVFREIKRRTSSFSNTFSNTRLPTAESWLNAFAVWWNRCQS; via the coding sequence ATGCCCGAAATCGACCGCCTCAGCGAACATACCGAATGGATTGACTTGGAATTTGTGGAGCGACAGCGGACACCCGAGTTCGCGATTCAAGTAGGTATTCAACTCCATCTTGCAGGATTATCGCTCTCGAATACCAAACAGCATCTTGAGAGGTTGGGTGTCGAGCGAAGTCGAACCGCCATTCACGACTGGGTGCAGAAAGCCAATCTACAGCCCGACAGCGATGTGAGTCCGAATCAGATCGCGGTTGACGAAACCGTGATTCGCGTCAACGGCCAGCGCCACTGGCTGTACGCTGCGGTCGACCCCGACACGAACAAATTCCTCCACGTGCGGCTGTTTCAGATGCGTACAACGCAACTCACCGTGCTGTTTCTCCGTGAGCTTCACGAGAAACAGCAGCTCACTGACGTCACATTCTTGATCGATGCTGCGGCTCATTTGAAAGCCGCGCTCAACCGACTCGGCCTCCGATTTCGTGTGAACCGCCATGGAAATCGCAACAGCGTCGAACGTGTCTTTCGTGAGATAAAACGACGAACTTCTTCGTTCTCAAATACGTTCTCAAACACACGACTGCCGACCGCGGAGTCGTGGCTCAACGCCTTCGCCGTCTGGTGGAATCGATGCCAAAGTTAA
- a CDS encoding serine/threonine protein kinase translates to MQIPSRADLSAVRSPPRRSLSYREIKLGETIGRGEQTIVRTGTISGETDSDLIAVKEYESEGTLSRDAVEEFLRRATIWATVDARERQKAQWNDYEHVVGVIKVGDTLPWVAMEYMDAGSLDERLENRSSGLPLAEAVWIGQCICRGLEVAHEDGTAHLDLSPGNILFRETPDRVYDVPKIADWGLSREFSEQTGTVDGLSPQYAAPEQFISDEFGAPDTFTDVFQAGCLLYALLTGEPPYTGTALSVKQQVCDGERPPPPSELRSTVPQVLDEIVLKALATSKGDRYRTIASFESRLATCVEDGVASESNLSSTETKESEKTTGSESSTSDTRESEGPTTALRPSTSGRDISPAKAQEWTNLFVRYRNKDRPTLADARAGNADQESVIENLRLEPHTTFDNETATVEDDSYETYLRDTIEWGFAKWIVEDLLYEIGRSGDRSKLSGLFDAIHKINRIQFNGEVPVTIADENGKTYEDRPFDLVFWNSMGDPLFVANFETGRSFTTGEAVEHFIKDSRAVGESKETFGAAFYVTSSFFEPKALDAVGEETTTSLFSLNRKKSFVKLSRKRGYHLCLVEERNEEFHLSVPELM, encoded by the coding sequence GTGCAGATCCCATCTCGGGCCGATCTCTCCGCGGTTCGCAGCCCACCGCGTCGGTCCCTCTCGTACCGCGAGATCAAGCTAGGTGAGACGATTGGACGTGGTGAGCAAACCATCGTCCGTACCGGGACGATTTCGGGAGAGACGGACTCCGATCTGATCGCTGTCAAAGAGTATGAGAGTGAGGGGACACTCTCCCGTGACGCCGTCGAAGAGTTCCTGCGGAGGGCCACTATCTGGGCGACCGTTGACGCGAGAGAGCGCCAGAAAGCACAGTGGAACGACTATGAACACGTTGTGGGTGTGATCAAGGTCGGAGACACCCTTCCGTGGGTCGCGATGGAGTACATGGACGCAGGGAGTCTCGACGAGCGGCTGGAGAACCGGTCGTCGGGGCTTCCACTCGCTGAAGCCGTGTGGATTGGGCAGTGCATCTGCAGGGGCCTTGAAGTCGCACACGAGGACGGAACCGCCCACTTAGACCTCAGTCCGGGGAATATTCTCTTTCGGGAAACACCCGATAGGGTGTACGATGTCCCAAAGATCGCCGATTGGGGGCTCTCTCGCGAGTTTTCCGAGCAGACTGGTACGGTTGATGGCCTCTCGCCACAGTATGCAGCGCCCGAGCAGTTCATCTCGGACGAGTTTGGCGCTCCGGATACGTTTACTGACGTGTTCCAGGCAGGATGTCTGCTGTATGCACTGCTGACTGGCGAGCCGCCGTACACCGGCACTGCGCTCTCGGTCAAACAGCAGGTGTGCGATGGGGAGCGGCCTCCCCCACCCAGCGAGCTCCGGTCGACCGTCCCACAGGTACTGGATGAGATTGTTCTGAAAGCGCTGGCAACGTCGAAAGGAGACCGGTATCGAACGATTGCGTCCTTTGAATCACGACTGGCCACGTGCGTCGAAGACGGTGTAGCATCGGAGTCCAACCTATCCTCCACTGAGACGAAAGAGAGCGAAAAGACGACTGGTTCTGAGTCGTCCACATCGGACACACGAGAGAGCGAAGGGCCAACAACCGCTCTTAGACCGTCCACATCGGGAAGAGATATATCACCCGCCAAGGCGCAGGAGTGGACTAATCTATTTGTCCGATATCGGAATAAAGACCGACCGACTCTCGCTGACGCCCGGGCAGGCAATGCCGATCAAGAGTCAGTGATCGAAAACCTCCGGCTGGAGCCTCACACGACGTTCGACAACGAGACAGCGACCGTTGAAGACGACTCTTACGAGACGTACCTGCGCGACACGATCGAGTGGGGATTCGCGAAGTGGATCGTCGAAGATTTGCTGTACGAGATCGGCCGGTCGGGCGACAGATCGAAGTTGTCAGGGCTGTTCGACGCCATCCACAAAATCAACCGCATCCAATTCAATGGAGAGGTTCCGGTGACTATCGCCGATGAGAACGGCAAGACATACGAGGACCGGCCGTTCGACCTCGTCTTCTGGAACTCGATGGGCGACCCTTTGTTCGTGGCGAACTTCGAAACCGGGCGGTCGTTTACAACGGGCGAGGCGGTCGAACACTTCATCAAGGACTCGAGAGCCGTCGGCGAGTCAAAAGAGACCTTCGGCGCTGCGTTCTACGTCACGTCCTCTTTTTTTGAACCCAAAGCGCTTGACGCGGTCGGCGAAGAGACGACGACCAGCCTCTTCAGTCTGAACAGGAAGAAAAGCTTCGTAAAACTCTCGCGAAAGCGGGGTTATCACCTCTGTCTGGTCGAGGAACGAAATGAGGAGTTCCACCTGAGCGTTCCAGAATTGATGTGA
- a CDS encoding serine/threonine-protein kinase has protein sequence MQDGRVPDITAAASPPRCEINTNDLAIGEQLGAGGHAVVHEAWLPDNPEIDRFALKEPRVHGAGETLTQHAVERFLKEAENWAKIDQREREEHRWRHSEHIVGVIDVGDRQPWIAMEYMDAGSLDERIDLRSDGLHLNEALWIGECLCSGLEIAHSLGIAHLDLKPANVLLGETPGDQWNLPKIADWGLARTLVDETGTMEAMSVGYAAPEQFDAGKFGDPDNLTDVYQAGVIMYYVLTGRLPYTGGRHSVIQDILGPDLPAAPSTHRDGLPPEVDAAVLIALERDKSDRYRGIQYFADALAATRRDETPPPVVVRRSKEFGTHSSPRRSRARERDHERRVETESASSDRADTGGAAASDSLDLDLFGLIRGGDGVGSGSSDRASTDEPSFNESMNPDFFDLLEGDDATESGSTPVGVRELQTSDSGEAEDGSESASADRDETEITTTPRLFDQYSIDPAGQDDDRFLWNPDESADSESSDLIKDRDDAESQSQNRPDTDEPSASDSLDPELFRLIRGDDEAESKSSDRTETDGLSIDEPVNPELFDLLGGDVAVESDSTPVGLRELKPFDSIGQDAEEE, from the coding sequence ATGCAGGACGGTAGGGTGCCAGATATCACTGCGGCAGCCAGTCCTCCTCGATGCGAGATCAACACAAACGACCTCGCAATCGGCGAGCAGCTCGGCGCCGGCGGTCACGCCGTCGTTCACGAAGCGTGGCTCCCTGACAATCCCGAGATTGATCGCTTCGCGCTCAAAGAGCCCCGCGTTCACGGGGCCGGAGAGACATTAACTCAACATGCAGTAGAACGGTTTCTCAAGGAAGCCGAAAATTGGGCGAAGATCGACCAGCGAGAGAGAGAGGAACATCGGTGGCGGCATTCGGAACATATCGTGGGTGTCATCGACGTCGGTGACCGACAACCCTGGATCGCGATGGAGTACATGGACGCGGGAAGCCTCGACGAGCGGATCGATCTGAGGTCGGACGGTCTCCACTTGAACGAAGCGCTCTGGATCGGCGAGTGTCTATGTTCCGGACTCGAAATCGCTCACAGCTTGGGTATTGCCCATCTCGATCTCAAGCCTGCCAACGTGCTCCTTGGGGAGACGCCAGGTGATCAGTGGAACCTCCCCAAAATCGCTGACTGGGGACTGGCTCGAACGCTCGTCGACGAGACTGGCACGATGGAGGCGATGTCGGTCGGGTATGCTGCCCCAGAGCAGTTCGACGCAGGGAAATTCGGTGATCCTGACAATCTTACCGATGTCTACCAAGCCGGCGTCATCATGTACTACGTGCTAACCGGTCGGCTGCCCTACACAGGCGGCCGACACAGCGTGATACAAGACATCCTTGGCCCTGACCTGCCGGCTGCCCCGAGCACGCATCGCGACGGACTTCCCCCAGAGGTCGATGCGGCTGTGCTGATTGCACTCGAACGGGACAAGAGTGACCGATATCGGGGAATTCAGTATTTCGCTGACGCACTCGCTGCGACCAGACGGGACGAAACGCCGCCACCGGTGGTCGTTCGCCGATCGAAGGAGTTCGGTACTCACAGTTCGCCTCGCCGGTCGCGAGCCAGGGAACGCGATCACGAACGACGTGTCGAAACGGAGTCAGCGTCGTCAGACCGCGCCGACACGGGCGGCGCAGCTGCAAGTGACTCGCTGGATCTGGATCTATTTGGCCTGATTAGAGGAGGTGATGGGGTGGGTTCAGGGTCGTCGGACCGAGCTAGCACCGATGAACCGTCATTCAATGAATCAATGAATCCAGACTTCTTTGATCTGCTTGAGGGAGACGACGCTACGGAGTCAGGCTCGACACCGGTCGGCGTCCGGGAGTTGCAGACGTCCGACTCGGGCGAGGCGGAGGACGGGTCTGAATCGGCATCTGCTGATCGAGACGAAACAGAGATAACGACGACACCTCGACTGTTTGACCAGTATTCGATCGACCCAGCGGGACAGGACGATGACAGATTCCTCTGGAATCCGGATGAATCGGCTGATTCAGAATCGTCCGACCTCATCAAGGATAGAGATGACGCGGAGTCACAGTCACAGAACCGCCCCGACACTGACGAACCGTCAGCGAGTGACTCGTTGGATCCGGAGCTATTCCGACTGATTAGAGGAGATGACGAGGCGGAGTCAAAGTCGTCGGACCGAACTGAAACCGACGGACTGTCGATCGATGAACCTGTGAATCCAGAACTCTTTGATCTGCTTGGAGGGGACGTCGCCGTAGAGTCGGACTCGACACCGGTCGGACTGAGAGAACTGAAACCGTTCGACTCGATCGGTCAGGACGCCGAAGAGGAGTAG
- a CDS encoding PglZ domain-containing protein: MSIPPAHKWWADHENKFDDLGRVTIFLIDALPFDLAQRLVEQLGEELEVKQETRMATLPSETKFGMVALTPGRSFRFAVTMDDDRLTLLRGERSLSNNSRRVRLYKEGGWEVPDNPGEGWEHSRIVYYDKETDYVWEKLKSAMSNAISANTSRNYRRRSSTSWRTKTGTGSTSLLITGSSYFPRIRPVRDRSEI, encoded by the coding sequence ATGAGCATCCCGCCTGCACACAAATGGTGGGCGGATCACGAAAACAAGTTCGACGACCTAGGGAGGGTCACCATCTTCCTCATCGACGCCCTCCCGTTCGACCTCGCTCAGCGTCTCGTCGAACAACTCGGTGAGGAGCTCGAAGTGAAACAGGAGACGCGGATGGCGACGCTGCCCTCCGAGACCAAGTTCGGTATGGTGGCACTCACTCCGGGTCGGTCGTTCAGATTCGCGGTGACGATGGACGACGACAGGCTCACTCTGTTACGAGGTGAGCGATCGCTCTCGAACAATTCGAGGCGGGTCCGATTATACAAAGAGGGAGGCTGGGAGGTGCCGGACAACCCCGGGGAGGGGTGGGAACACAGTCGGATCGTCTACTACGACAAGGAGACCGATTACGTGTGGGAGAAATTGAAATCGGCGATGTCGAACGCCATTTCAGCGAATACATCGAGGAACTATCGGCGGAGATCCAGCACAAGCTGGCGGACGAAAACTGGGACCGGATCTACGTCGTTACTGATCACAGGTTCGTCTTACTTCCCGAGGATACGACCTGTTCGGGATCGTTCCGAAATTTAG